In Gadus macrocephalus chromosome 4, ASM3116895v1, the following proteins share a genomic window:
- the rp1l1a gene encoding serine/arginine repetitive matrix protein 2, whose protein sequence is MRVPLPFGVRTVTTPRGTHGIHRLDQLQDGACYLCSDHRRAKPVDMGLVGRRPAVWHPHHHHRHTPQAQRPDGGAPAGPGAPSRQRRVLLVKNSEPGRRRSMVLGRRSARSLRAFLEEASDTLQFHVRRLYTAEGRKIDSVQSLMTCPGLLVCVGREPFSPLLVDFLRKSSEERLPGLGLRSPALGPRTPGHGARSPATQGVRSPLHGARSRGSEYSEGRDSRKNVNFGLETKKSIIHPRSDSSTRSTRFSLSSEKSYTNGLTSCPHSHPRPAIMNDDIEKRVMVNKDGSLSVEMKVRFRLHTEDTLQWSTQIKKSPSLTNDCCASREGPPCFLQQGLSETCSNPDSGSCDPEATNMYANASLEHPLEANCPCCHQTREQLYDLWENPAHSNKHAPKPPIDSSRPTHARVRQIHSSSSSSSCHSRRVVCQRSRLSSSHGGSGLEQARVEVQEELCVMEEVCTVSRCCSSSGAARGDAGSSQPHSSQSTKDDWCDQDDLELTLSDGDDDRPPSLVSNSSHVLQVLQENQDEEDEELPPSVSQCCQCEQSPTPAPLMLQKGEDGGSRASSCHCGGVTPHSLAQEGGNDRAVSSMSKTSKLSCRSSKSKTPCQNDTNDRQEDVQDSVMSSLSSNNGLPGYDVRSNQSSACSHCGGSMGTTTTPGPRHPDQGENRGGSGDERAPSQMSESSREGSGESLHSNKSNLTHHDCTSVMSNIPEERGEGAISKAADSQERAVSVESSKSHKSDVEDRGCPSARSAKSNMCSRSCSSHNSMKKADESVDSASSGQLPTSHHNGTAEGEYEGVSERAASPLSAKSEYSAKSRISHGSLTSTGFAQQIDSTPHDGGNEEEEEMETVRPISALSVVSGKSGVSAKSTKSQCSHCSKVATPDPEEAEDAEEQANREENGERAVSALSTRSHLSVKSSKSIIRSSTRASDRSPSPKPGDVENESERASSAVSAKSVKSFASVSNKPAKSCKPHSNNCSRTHTPCSQVEVKAEGMEDGAAEENGARSESVMSSKSAKSAKSAQSSQLERSICAQAQIDEVGAAVTNNSNRAAHRAASAMSVKSATSIRSSNLLKSNSDGDTDAAIKTELETETCDGAEAEEGNDERVGSALSVRSACSSRCHKSICAIHLTAESPAGVTTDNVADRSPTAASVTSGKSNKSHKSSSRIVLKAAVFADIFTNRVENPNEKWLEDEDKQPAENGLMPVGDDEMVGKAMSAVGRFSERSGRSKCLTSKCRKCAKAITTCNKTPDIVNVKTPEGDNEESNNRSASAISATKESLCNAAADLPSIAVADDQEDQIEQRPASTKSSKTGSTANCGEGRSNGVLSWLTKSARSPSPFTTPTPRSPTMSVRSKASTQSRCHCGAASRTQKREEENNRVEGGEEGETMEDKEPSEQAPSVHSTNSKRQRINSGDTEELLSRDSFGSVSLVLPEEEQGDSDGGESHISSHTNPANATNAERMDESAVKHTVDLEDMANPLPPIQSQPDITIDTPGQSVHSEKDEEPATDMSPTAPSSRSNLSVKGTKPKESERVKTHHLEPSVKRSTSAMSAASGNARSKTPSRANEAHSKDDNKPCVISRTPSRLRTNSAASTCSNAKAKATTAKSNLSSSTPGQKGSKTSDVCSVKSTSSARSKEGSFQPTAQMMKSDDDALCRSSSAADLLREALASARLVSRQSSGRDKSRSTKTGCQINRTQEEEEEGGELTPALLPNASPNEVVSDWLRSIPTDGCLSVDREEMGDRGGEEEEEETSTREKESPEDQKVNEVAETPEKGVEVEEEEDEKMQGDEEAEQDKEEVSDSGLTHAVDEVTSSDHKAMFQHSVSMSRNCNSSVAVMKVLLSPSLGRSNSLPEVSPVYGRKLSTSAKGLLDCLAQLQLIQPLVPDPACEVHKDHRERYNEVMSILQSLWLTEPRDLPKDQITPSRSSSGVEVGSGSGESGKDNNVGGRGAEGLAKDAAESVLGEEEADAGEGEHDAEGEGTVGTPTPRETSQRPEAEAAESPSSSKDDGPEDATTDPTPPSSSDKSSLAVGGSKSPTDNEHETAAESSGSGTQRTAPPPVLAERATAADPDPTWALHLLRKLEKQFMSHYMAAMVEFKARWDLEDNVLLDTMIAELRDEVGRRIQSSVGRELKKIQGRAGRGGRTPRPPVGTLSRESTMTERRRQMLKVMKNQPKTADSLSDGEKFSDERSDDEYCPCDACVRKKLAARPARTPPTPATPAPLRMDFDLRKILQLRRDPETDALAPRAMPSPLQGHPSVGDSDGAGALELEGEDNNLEVVQEEEEEKEEELKMEMETEMVETIPEEEEEEEELEAEEEETGKGGEGENEIGAVDDEGDGAWEGNAVQGTGSTGGGEVEEDEQQAGECGGQCQGDVEEKEEGEEERVEAEEEKVEQEESEEAEKVEEERVEAEEVEEVRDGEEGEDGGEVTKPDEGDESGKTSEQQEGDDEEENEEEEEEEICQECMVSDSKPEEEAEMTEKKESREGEEEEEASEEVTSDEVVASGEEPTTVEEEQQLIGVAQEEGDDEGREDSPVEVNTEEEKEGGEEEESARAVTPTVCVMMGEEADGEDLGGKTRQPESNDASEAGGANDISDAEKEEEKEAGAIQRLPQQVTRSSVESQPGSMEDLVSPPPASSTHTGPKPVAAPKPIVAPKPVVAPKPRPPDGVSGGVGVSGRGQRRSRSPARVKRSKPREGDVELDDL, encoded by the exons TCAACTTTGGCCTGGAGACTAAGAAGAGCATCATCCACCCCCGGTCGGACTCCTCCACCCGCTCCACACGCTTCTCCCTGTCCTCAGAGAAGTCCTACACCAACGGACTCACTTCCTGCCCCCACTCCCACCCCCGGCCGGCCATCATGAACGACGACATCGAGAAGCGTGTCATGGTCAACAAGGACGGCAGCCTATCGGTGGAGATGAAAGTGCGCTTCCGCCTCCATACCGAGGACACCCTGCAGTGGTCGACGCAGATTAAGAAGTCTCCCTCCCTGACCAACGACTGCTGTGCGTCCAGGGAGGGTCCTCCCTGCTTCCTGCAGCAGGGCCTCTCCGAGACCTGCTCAAACCCTGACTCCGGCTCATGTGATCCAGAGGCCACCAATATGTACGCCAACGCTTCCCTCGAGCACCCCCTTGAGGCGAACTGCCCATGCTGCCACCAGACACGAGAGCAGCTGTACGACCTGTGGGAGAATCCTGCGCACAGCAACAAGCATGCTCCCAAACCGCCTATCGACAGCTCCAGGCCCACCCACGCCAGGGTGCGACAAATCCACTCAtcaagctcctcctcctcctgtcactCTCGCCGGGTGGTTTGCCAGCGATCGAGGCTCTCCAGCTCCCACGGGGGCTCAGGTCTGGAGCAGGCTCGGGTGGAGGTCCAGGAGGAGCTGTgcgtgatggaggaggtgtgcACCGTCAGTcgctgctgcagcagctccgGGGCGGCCAGAGGCGATGCCGGTAGCTCCCAGCCCCACAGCAGCCAGTCCACCAAGGATGACTGGTGCGACCAAGACGATTTGGAGCTGACACTCtcggatggtgatgatgatcgTCCACCGTCCTTGGTCAGCAACTCCTCCCACGTTCTGCAGGTGCTGCAGGAGAaccaggatgaggaggatgaggaactaCCACCCAGTGTTTCCCAGTGCTGCCAATGTGAGCAGTCGCCAACCCCGGCTCCCCTCATGCTGCAGAAAGGGGAAGACGGCGGCAGCAGAGCCTCGTCCTGTCACTGTGGAGGGGTAACCCCACACTCCTTGGCCCAGGAGGGGGGGAATGACCGAGCTGTCAGTTCCATGTCCAAAACAAGCAAGCTGTCTTGCAGGTCCAGCAAGTCCAAGACCCCATGTCAAAATGATACTAATGATCGACAGGAAGATGTGCAGGATAGCGTTATGAGTAGCCTGTCCAGCAACAACGGGCTCCCAGGTTACGATGTCCGATCCAACCAATCCAGTGCATGCTCTCACTGCGGAGGCTCCATGGGAACAACAACCACGCCCGGCCCACGTCACCCAGACCAAGGTGAAAATCGTGGGGGCAGCGGAGATGAGCGGGCTCCCAGCCAGATGTCGGAGAGCTCTAGGGAAGGTTCTGGGGAATCTCTCCACTCCAACAAGTCCAACCTCACCCACCACGACTGCACCTCAGTGATGTCCAATATTCCAGAGGAGCGAGGTGAGGGTGCTATTTCCAAAGCAGCAGACAGTCAAGAGAGGGCGGTGAGTGTTGAGTCCAGCAAATCTCACAAGTCAGACGTGGAGGACAGAGGATGTCCTAGTGCCAGGTCTGCCAAGTCAAACATGTGCAGCCGCTCCTGCAGTTCCCATAACTCCATGAAGAAGGCAGACGAAAGCGTTGACAGTGCGTCATCTGGTCAGTTGCCAACATCGCATCATAATGGGACAGCAGAAGGAGAGTATGAGGGCGTTTCAGAAAGAGCAGCGAGTCCCCTATCTGCTAAATCTGAATACTCTGCTAAGTCCAGAATATCGCATGGCTCTCTGACCTCTACAGGTTTTGCTCAGCAGATTGATAGCACCCCTCATGATGGGGgaaatgaagaggaagaggaaatggaAACAGTAAGACCCATCAGCGCCTTGTCTGTCGTGTCGGGCAAATCAGGTGTTTCGGCAAAGTCAACCAAATCTCAGTGTAGTCACTGTTCAAAAGTGGCGACTCCAGATCCAGAAGAGGCTGAAGATGCAGAAGAGCAGGCAAATAGAGAGGAGAACGGTGAGCGAGCAGTTAGTGCCCTGTCAACAAGATCCCATCTATCAGTCAAATCAAGTAAATCCATTATCAGAAGCTCAACCAGAGCTTCTGATAGGTCACCTTCCCCCAAACCCGGAGATGTGGAAAATGAATCTGAGAGAGCGAGCAGTGCTGTGTCTGCCAAATCTGTGAAATCCTTTGCCTCTGTCTCTAACAAGCCTGCAAAATCATGCAAGCCTCACAGTAACAACTGTTCAAGGACTCATACTCCCTGCTCACAGGTAGAAGTTAAAGCAGAAGGAATGGAAGACGGGGCAGCGGAGGAGAACGGTGCAAGGTCAGAAAGTGTAATGTCCTCTAAATCTGCAAAATCTGCAAAATCAGCCCAATCATCTCAGTTGGAAAGGTCAATTTGTGCGCAGGCACAAATTGACGAGGTAGGGGCAGCCGTAACAAACAACTCTAACAGAGCTGCACACAGAGCAGCTAGTGCCATGTCTGTTAAATCGGCGACTTCCATTCGATCCAGCAATTTGCTGAAATCTAACTCTGACGGTGATACAGACGCAGCCATCAAAACAGAATTAGAAACCGAAACATGCGATGGGGCCGAGGCAGAAGAAGGCAATGATGAGAGGGTTGGCAGTGCGTTGTCTGTTAGATCAGCCTGTTCTAGCAGGTGTCACAAATCGATTTGCGCGATCCATTTAACAGCAGAATCTCCAGCAGGGGTCACAACTGACAATGTGGCAGACAGGAGCCCTACTGCCGCGTCAGTGACCAGCGGCAAGTCTAACAAATCACACAAGTCAAGTTCCAGAATTGTTTTAAAAGCAGCTGTCTTCGCTGATATTTTTACAAACAGAGTTGAGAACCCAAATGAAAAATGGTTGGAGGATGAGGACAAACAGCCAGCAGAAAATGGTCTGATGCCAGTTGGAGACGATGAGATGGTGGGCAAGGCAATGTCTGCTGTCGGTAGATTTTCAGAACGGTCAGGCAGGTCAAAATGTTTAACGTCGAAATGTAGAAAGTGTGCAAAGGCAATAACGACCTGTAATAAAACACCAGATATTGTCAATGTGAAGACACCAGAAGGGGACAACGAAGAAAGTAACAATCGATCGGCAAGTGCAATTTCGGCCACAAAAGAGTCCCTTTGCAATGCGGCTGCTGACCTTCCAAGTATTGCAGTGGCAGATGATCAGGAAGACCAGATTGAACAGCGTCCTGCCAGTACTAAATCATCTAAAACTGGATCCACAGCCAATTGCGGCGAAGGGAGATCAAACGGCGTCCTTTCTTGGCTCACTAAATCTGCCAGAAGCCCATCACCCTTCACGACACCCACCCCCCGATCCCCCACCATGTCTGTCCGATCCAAGGCCTCTACACAGTCAAGGTGCCACTGCGGCGCTGCTTCCAGAACCCagaaaagagaggaagaaaataaCAGAGTAGAGGGTGGGGAGGAAGGTGAAACAATGGAGGACAAGGAACCCTCAGAGCAGGCGCCCAGCGTTCACTCAACAAACTCCAAAAGACAAAGGATCAATTCAGGGGACACTGAGGAACTCCTGAGTCGAGATTCATTtgggtctgtctctctggtgttACCAGAAGAGGAACAGGGAGACTCAGACGGTGGGGAGTCCCACATCTCCTCTCACACAAATCCAGCCAACGCCACTAATGCTGAAAGAATGGATGAGTCTGCAGTGAAACACACAGTGGATTTGGAGGACATGGCAAACCCTCTGccccccattcaaagtcaaccAGACATAACGATTGACACACCTGGACAGAGCGTACACAGTGAGAAGGATGAAGAGCCAGCAACAGACATGTCCCCCACTGCTCCTTCGTCCAGGAGCAATCTTTCTGTGAAAGGCACTAAACCGAAGGAGTCAGAAAGAGTGAAGACACATCACCTTGAGCCCTCTGTCAAACGCTCTACATCTGCAATGTCAGCAGCAAGCGGTAACGCTCGGAGCAAAACCCCCTCCCGAGCGAACGAGGCACACAGTAAGGATGACAACAAGCCTTGTGTGATATCCAGGACTCCTAGCCGTCTCAGAACGAACTCGGCAGCATCTACTTGCTCCAACGCAAAAGCAAAAGCCACAACCGCAAAATCCAACCTAAGCTCTTCTACTCCGGGGCAAAAAGGAAGCAAAACATCTGATGTCTGCAGCGTGAAATCAACGAGCAGCGCAAGGTCGAAGGAGGGGTCCTTCCAGCCGACGGCACAGATGATGAAATCCGACGACGACGCCCTCTGTCGCTCCTCGTCTGCCGCCGACCTGCTCAGAGAGGCCTTAGCATCCGCTAGGCTAGTCAGCCGGCAGTCGAGCGGAAGGGACAAAAGCAGGAGCACTAAAACCGGATGCCAAATAAACAGgacgcaggaggaggaggaggagggaggagagctgACCCCCGCCTTGCTTCCCAACGCCTCCCCCAACGAGGTGGTCAGCGACTGGCTCCGGAGCATCCCGACCGACGGCTGCCTGTctgtggacagggaggagatgggcgacaggggaggagaggaggaggaggaagaaacttccacgagagaaaaagaaagtcCTGAAGATCAGAAGGTCAATGAGGTTGCAGAGACCCCAGAAAAAGGGGTTgaagtagaggaggaagaggatgagaaaATGCAAGGGGACGAGGAAGCAGAGCAAGACAAAGAAGAAGTGTCTGACTCAGGACTGACCCACGCTGTGGATGAGGTCACATCCTCCGATCACAAGGCTATGTTCCAACACAGCGTCTCGATGTCCAGGAACTGtaactcctccgttgcggtgaTGAAGGTGCTGCTAAGCCCCAGCCTAGGAAGATCTAACAGCCTACCGGAG GTATCTCCGGTGTACGGCCGCAAGCTGAGCACCTCGGCCAAGGGTCTGCTGGACTGCTTGGCCCAGCTGCAGCTGATCCAGCCCCTGGTACCCGACCCGGCCTGCGAGGTGCACAAGGACCACCGGGAGCGCTACAATGAAGTCATGAGCATCCTCCAGTCCCTGTGGCTCACCGAGCCCAGGGACCTGCCAAAGGACCAGATCACCCCTTCGCGGTCCTCCTCCGGCGTAGAGGTGGGGAGCGGCTCGGGGGAATCGGGCAAGGACAACAATgtcggaggaagaggagctgaAGGTCTGGCGAAGGATGCAGCGGAATCTGTGCTCGGGGAAGAGGAGGCTGATGCAGGGGAAGGAGAACATGATGCAGAGGGTGAAGGGACCGTTGGGACCCCAACGCCCCGGGAAACATCCCAGAGGCCCGAAGCGGAGGCTGCCGAGAGCCCCTCGTCCAGCAAGGACGATGGGCCCGAGGACGCCACCACTGACCCCACGCCCCCCTCCTCATCGGACAAGTCCAGCTTGGCGGTGGGCGGCTCCAAGTCCCCGACGGACAACGAGCATGAGACAGCGGCTGAGAGCTCCGGATCGGGCACACAGCGCACGGCGCCGCCCCCGGTGCTTGCTGAACGCGCCACGGCCGCGGACCCGGACCCCACCTGGGCGCTGCACCTGCTCCGGAAGCTGGAGAAGCAGTTCATGAGCCACTACATGGCGGCCATGGTGGAGTTCAAGGCGCGCTGGGACCTGGAGGACAACGTGCTGCTGGACACCATGATCGCAGAGCTCCGCGACGAGGTGGGCCGGCGCATCCAGAGCAGCGTGGGCCGCGAGCTGAAAAAGATCCAGGGCCGGGCCGGGCGGGGCGGGCGGACCCCCAGGCCCCCGGTAGGGACCCTCTCCCGAGAGTCCACAatgacggagaggaggaggcagatgtTGAAG GTCATGAAGAACCAGCCGAAGACGGCCGACTCCCTCAGCGACGGTGAGAAGTTCAGTGACGAGCGCAGTGACGACGAGTACTGCCCGTGCGACGCATGCGTGCGCAAGAAGCTGGCCGCGCGGCCGGCCAGGACCCCGCCCACGCCAGCCACGCCCGCGCCACTCAGGATGGACTTTGACCTCCGCAAGATCCTCCAGCTGAGGAGGGACCCAGAAACCGATGCCCTGGCCCCCAGGGCCATGCCCTCACCCTTGCAGGGGCACCCTTCAGTGGGCGACAGCGACGGTGCCGGGGCACtggagctggagggggaggacaaCAACCTGGAGGttgtccaggaggaggaggaggagaaagaggaggagctgaagatggagatggagacggAGATGGTAGAGACGATtcctgaggaagaagaagaagaggaggagttggaggcagaggaggaggaaacaggaaaaggaggagagggagagaatgaaatAGGGGCTGTCGACGATGAAGGTGATGGGGCTTGGGAAGGAAACGCTGTAcaggggacaggaagtacagGAGGAGGGGAAGTTGAGGAGGATGAACAGCAGGCGGGCGAGTGTGGTGGCCAGTGCCAGGGGGACgtagaggagaaggaagaaggagaggaggagagggtagaagcagaggaggagaaggtagagcaggaggagagcGAAGAGgcagagaaggtggaggaggagagggtcgaGGCGGAGGAGGTAGAAGAGGtaagagatggggaggagggggaggacggaGGCGAGGTAACGAAACCTGATGAAGGCGATGAGAGTGGAAAAACATCAGAGCAACAGGAAGGAGACGATGAAGAGGaaaatgaagaggaggaggaggaagaaatcTGCCAAGAGTGCATGGTCTCCGACTCCAAGCCCGAGGAGGAAGCAGAGATgacagagaagaaggagagcagggagggagaggaagaggaggaggcatcAGAGGAAGTGACGTCAGATGAAGTGGTGGCGAGTGGCGAGGAGCCCACCaccgtggaggaggagcagcagctcaTTGGAGTAGCCCAGGAGGAAGGTGACGATGAGGGCAGAGAAGATTCCCCTGTTGAGGTCAACacggaagaggagaaggaaggaggagaggaggaagag TCGGCGCGAGCAGTGACTCCGACGGTGTGCGTGATGATGGGAGAGGAGGCGGATGGCGAGGACTTGGGCGGTAAGACGAGGCAGCCAGAGAGCAACGATGCGTCGGAAGCGGGCGGAGCAAACGACATTAGTGAtgcagagaaggaggaggagaaggaggcggggGCAATCCAGCGCCTCCCCCAGCAAGTCACCCGCAGCTCGGTGGAGTCCCAGCCGGGCTCCATGGAGGAccttgtctcccctcctcccgcctcctccacccacaccgGCCCCAAGCCGGTCGCAGCCCCAAAGCCGATTGTGGCCCCCAAGCCGGTCGTGGCCCCCAAGCCACGGCCCCCCGACGGAGTGTCCGGGGGTGTGGGGGTCAGCGGCCGCGGCCAAAGGAGAAGCCGCTCCCCGGCACGGGTCAAGCGAAGCAAGCCGAGGGAGGGCGACGTGGAGCTGGACGACCTCTAG